Proteins encoded in a region of the Nitrospirota bacterium genome:
- a CDS encoding radical SAM protein produces MIVRKIYIKSILTKTGIEGYDYCLNPYVGCAHACRYCYATFIKRFTGHTEPWGGFVDAKINAPSVLERQLKTIRSGSVLIGTVTDPYQPLEKRYLITRRCLERLINNNLSISILTKSPLVIRDIDLIKKVNCSVGITITTDREDIKRIFEPYAPPLSLRLKALETLHKEGISTYAFIGPVLPQNPERLANSLAGKVNSVIIDRMNYQRKVLWIYRKYMMEEILSEEYFQMCVKTITEALKSDSIEVTVI; encoded by the coding sequence ATGATAGTCAGAAAAATCTATATCAAAAGCATCCTAACAAAAACAGGGATAGAGGGCTATGATTACTGTCTTAATCCCTATGTCGGTTGTGCACACGCATGCAGATATTGTTATGCCACATTTATCAAACGATTCACAGGACATACAGAGCCGTGGGGGGGATTTGTGGATGCTAAGATAAATGCCCCTTCTGTGCTGGAGAGACAGTTGAAAACAATACGTTCAGGCTCTGTTCTCATAGGAACAGTCACAGACCCATACCAGCCCCTTGAGAAAAGATACCTGATCACCCGAAGGTGTCTTGAAAGACTGATAAACAACAATCTCTCAATCTCAATCCTGACGAAATCTCCTCTCGTAATTAGAGATATTGATTTAATAAAAAAGGTTAATTGCAGCGTTGGCATTACCATAACCACAGATAGGGAAGATATAAAGAGGATCTTTGAGCCATATGCACCTCCACTTTCTTTAAGGCTAAAGGCACTCGAAACCCTCCATAAAGAAGGAATATCAACATATGCATTCATCGGTCCTGTCCTGCCACAGAACCCTGAAAGGCTTGCAAATAGTCTTGCTGGAAAGGTCAACAGCGTGATAATAGACAGAATGAATTATCAGAGAAAGGTTTTATGGATATACAGAAAATACATGATGGAAGAGATACTCTCTGAAGAATATTTCCAGATGTGCGTGAAAACCATCACTGAGGCATTAAAAAGCGACTCTATTGAGGTAACGGTTATTTAA
- a CDS encoding DUF362 domain-containing protein, which yields MNRREFLRFTVATGIGLTVPNTLDILSESASASKIPDLVVVEGASPSKITIAAIDAIGGMRRFISRGDIVVVKPNIGFDRTPEYAANTNPEVVSTVVRLCYEAGAKNVKVFDRTVNDARRCYVQSGIADASKKVGAEVSHIDDRKFSEIKINGQALKSWPLYTEILEADKVINIPVAKHHSLAKLTMAMKNWMGIMGGFRRQIHQRLDESLVDIATVIKPTLTILDAVRILIANGPQGGSLEDVKKIDTVIVGVDQVAVDSCGATLFGLKGSDLGYVRISAQSGLGEMDISKLTVKKFSV from the coding sequence ATGAACCGACGGGAATTTCTGAGATTTACTGTGGCAACTGGTATAGGATTAACTGTTCCTAACACTCTTGATATACTCTCAGAAAGTGCCTCTGCATCAAAAATTCCAGACCTCGTTGTTGTAGAGGGTGCATCTCCCTCAAAAATTACAATAGCTGCTATCGATGCTATCGGTGGTATGAGGAGATTTATATCGAGGGGAGACATTGTGGTAGTAAAGCCAAATATCGGATTCGACAGAACACCTGAATACGCTGCTAACACGAACCCGGAGGTCGTCTCTACAGTTGTGAGGCTCTGTTATGAGGCAGGTGCAAAGAATGTCAAGGTCTTTGACAGGACTGTAAACGATGCGAGGCGGTGCTATGTCCAGAGCGGGATCGCAGATGCATCAAAAAAGGTTGGTGCAGAGGTAAGTCACATAGATGACAGGAAGTTCAGCGAGATAAAGATTAATGGACAGGCACTTAAATCGTGGCCGCTTTATACAGAGATACTTGAAGCAGACAAGGTGATAAATATCCCTGTAGCGAAGCATCACAGTCTCGCAAAGCTCACGATGGCGATGAAAAACTGGATGGGGATAATGGGAGGATTTAGAAGGCAGATACATCAGAGACTCGACGAAAGTCTTGTGGATATTGCTACTGTTATAAAACCAACACTCACCATACTTGATGCGGTAAGAATACTTATTGCAAATGGTCCTCAGGGTGGTAGCCTTGAAGATGTAAAGAAAATAGATACAGTAATAGTAGGGGTTGATCAGGTGGCTGTAGATTCATGTGGTGCTACGCTCTTTGGTCTCAAGGGCTCTGATCTTGGCTATGTCCGTATATCTGCTCAGTCAGGACTCGGAGAGATGGATATTAGTAAACTAACGGTCAAAAAGTTCTCTGTATGA
- a CDS encoding TraB/GumN family protein, with protein MKMTVKGIFSKEKDLKMIWEIEKNRRKSYLVGTAHIFPYSFKKSLTRYISNVNTVLLEGPLDESSMSTVVEQGSGGGENPSFYDALDVQTIIKINKELGYPFSGLSSFTSYMDIFKVGSGDLLYYQIRGQRPWLAFFNIWFHYLKKRGWKYTMDVDAFNIAKQVGKDVYHLEKIEEQIEALEGIPLERIVNFIKKIGQWSEYTYDYVKHYLRGDLEVLMSAAREFPTRCESIIDRRDPILYERMKAFLEKGNAIVFVGITHIQGIKKMLLEDGYKV; from the coding sequence ATGAAAATGACAGTTAAGGGGATATTTTCGAAAGAAAAAGACCTCAAGATGATATGGGAAATCGAAAAGAATAGGAGAAAATCGTATTTAGTAGGCACTGCACATATCTTTCCATATAGCTTCAAAAAATCGCTAACCAGATATATAAGCAATGTAAATACTGTTTTATTAGAAGGTCCCCTCGACGAAAGTTCAATGAGCACTGTAGTAGAGCAGGGTTCAGGAGGAGGTGAAAACCCATCTTTCTATGATGCTCTAGATGTTCAGACAATTATTAAAATCAACAAAGAACTTGGATATCCTTTTAGTGGTCTTAGTTCATTTACCTCTTATATGGATATTTTTAAGGTAGGGTCTGGTGACCTGCTATACTATCAGATTAGGGGACAAAGGCCATGGTTGGCTTTCTTTAACATCTGGTTTCATTATTTAAAGAAAAGAGGCTGGAAGTATACGATGGATGTAGATGCCTTTAACATAGCCAAACAAGTGGGTAAGGATGTTTATCATCTTGAAAAGATAGAGGAACAGATAGAAGCCTTAGAGGGAATACCTCTTGAAAGAATTGTAAATTTTATTAAAAAAATAGGACAATGGAGTGAATATACGTATGACTATGTAAAACATTATCTAAGAGGAGACTTAGAGGTATTAATGTCTGCTGCCAGAGAATTTCCAACCCGCTGCGAGTCTATAATAGACAGGCGGGACCCGATACTATATGAAAGGATGAAGGCATTCTTAGAGAAAGGAAATGCTATTGTGTTTGTAGGAATAACACATATACAGGGAATCAAAAAGATGCTTCTTGAAGATGGATATAAAGTTTAA